From the Salinimicrobium tongyeongense genome, one window contains:
- the porD gene encoding type IX secretion system protein PorD translates to MNRAILFLFAFCFSLALGAQELNCQVVVNSEQTGQANAAVFKTLQNALGEFVNQTRWTDKEFLPQERINCSMFINITSYDGNNFSGSIQIQSSRPVFGSTMVTPVFNFNDEQLAFEYSEYEPLEFSPNQFNSNLVSVIGFYVYTILGLDADTFNEEGGTPYFQVANQVVGTAQQSSYSGWKGTDGNRSRFQLNANLLSNYSGYRQAMYNYHRHGLDVMHMAPQEGKEAVAEAIMNLRQMNSRRPNSLLLRTFFDAKADEVEQIFSGGPSVNTREVVEALNNLAPTFSEKWSNIVY, encoded by the coding sequence ATGAATAGAGCAATTCTTTTCCTGTTTGCCTTTTGCTTTAGCCTGGCCCTGGGGGCGCAGGAGTTAAACTGCCAGGTAGTGGTGAATTCTGAACAGACAGGGCAGGCCAATGCGGCGGTTTTTAAAACCCTGCAAAACGCTCTGGGTGAATTTGTGAACCAAACCCGCTGGACCGACAAGGAGTTTCTTCCTCAGGAGCGTATCAATTGCAGCATGTTCATCAATATTACGAGCTATGACGGCAATAATTTTTCCGGGAGCATTCAAATTCAGTCTTCCCGTCCGGTCTTTGGCTCCACTATGGTTACGCCTGTTTTTAATTTTAACGATGAGCAGCTGGCTTTTGAATATTCGGAATACGAGCCGCTAGAGTTTAGTCCAAATCAGTTTAATTCAAACCTGGTTTCGGTAATTGGGTTTTATGTTTACACGATCCTGGGGCTTGATGCCGATACTTTTAATGAGGAGGGTGGAACGCCTTACTTCCAGGTTGCCAACCAGGTAGTGGGTACCGCCCAGCAGAGCTCTTACAGTGGCTGGAAAGGTACAGACGGCAACAGGTCTCGTTTTCAGCTTAACGCCAACCTGCTTTCCAACTATTCGGGTTATAGGCAGGCGATGTACAACTATCACCGCCACGGGCTTGATGTGATGCACATGGCGCCACAGGAAGGCAAGGAAGCTGTGGCCGAAGCAATAATGAATTTGCGGCAAATGAACAGCCGGCGCCCCAATTCCCTTTTGCTCCGTACCTTTTTTGATGCCAAGGCCGACGAAGTGGAACAGATCTTTAGCGGCGGACCATCCGTAAACACCCGCGAAGTAGTGGAAGCCCTCAACAATCTCGCCCCTACTTTTTCTGAAAAATGGTCTAATATTGTGTATTAG
- the coaBC gene encoding bifunctional phosphopantothenoylcysteine decarboxylase/phosphopantothenate--cysteine ligase CoaBC — protein sequence MSVISGKKVLLGVTAGIAAYKTAFLVRLFIKAGAQVKVIMTPAAKEFVTPLTLSTLSKNEVISSFTKEEDDNDQWNNHVELGLWADLMLIAPATANTLSKMAQGHSDNFLLATYLSARCPVYFAPAMDLDMYKHPSTLKNFESLRSFGDIMIPAASGELASGLSGEGRMAEPEDIVQFIEDQLAENLPLRNKKVLITAGPTYEAIDPVRFIGNHSSGKMGFELAAAAHAAGAEVTLISGPTHLEKPAEGIKLVRVQSAVEMFEAATASFPEVDVAIASAAVSDYRPKISATQKIKKSAETMELQLVKNPDILASLGESKQHQILIGFALETENEEENALGKLRRKNLDFIVLNSLNDAGAGFKAETNKVKLLFKDEKVKAFSLKSKKEVAQDILNEIILLINE from the coding sequence ATGTCTGTAATAAGCGGCAAAAAAGTACTTCTCGGCGTTACCGCGGGTATAGCCGCTTATAAAACAGCATTTTTGGTGCGGCTGTTTATAAAAGCCGGGGCGCAGGTGAAGGTGATCATGACCCCTGCAGCCAAAGAATTCGTTACCCCGCTTACCTTATCCACGCTTTCCAAGAACGAGGTGATCTCTTCTTTTACCAAAGAAGAAGATGATAACGATCAATGGAACAATCACGTGGAACTTGGCCTTTGGGCCGATCTTATGCTTATCGCACCTGCTACTGCCAATACCCTTTCAAAAATGGCACAGGGGCACAGCGATAACTTCTTACTTGCTACCTATCTTTCAGCCAGGTGCCCTGTGTATTTTGCGCCGGCAATGGACCTTGATATGTACAAGCACCCCTCTACATTAAAGAATTTTGAAAGTCTCAGGTCGTTTGGCGATATTATGATCCCTGCAGCATCTGGAGAACTGGCCAGCGGGTTATCTGGGGAAGGCCGTATGGCCGAGCCCGAAGATATTGTGCAATTCATAGAAGATCAGCTCGCTGAAAACCTTCCGCTTCGGAATAAAAAAGTACTCATAACCGCAGGGCCTACATACGAAGCTATAGATCCCGTTCGTTTTATAGGAAACCATTCCAGCGGAAAAATGGGGTTTGAACTCGCCGCAGCAGCTCATGCTGCCGGGGCCGAAGTTACTTTGATTTCGGGGCCTACCCATCTGGAGAAGCCTGCTGAAGGTATTAAACTGGTTAGGGTGCAAAGCGCTGTGGAAATGTTTGAAGCCGCGACTGCAAGTTTTCCTGAAGTTGATGTTGCCATCGCATCGGCTGCAGTATCTGATTATCGTCCGAAGATCTCTGCCACCCAGAAGATTAAGAAATCGGCAGAGACTATGGAGCTCCAGCTGGTAAAGAACCCCGATATTTTGGCTTCGCTGGGAGAATCGAAACAGCATCAAATCCTCATTGGTTTTGCATTGGAAACCGAAAATGAAGAAGAGAACGCTCTTGGGAAATTGAGAAGGAAAAACCTCGATTTTATCGTACTCAATTCCCTGAATGATGCCGGTGCCGGATTTAAAGCGGAAACCAATAAAGTCAAACTGCTGTTTAAGGATGAGAAAGTAAAAGCTTTTTCGCTGAAGTCAAAAAAAGAAGTAGCTCAGGATATCCTGAACGAAATAATCCTGTTGATCAATGAATAG
- a CDS encoding DNA-directed RNA polymerase subunit omega — MIDLKRTDAPLNTTTLDKNKIDASTNNIYEAISIISKRATQINSEIKKELLEKLDEFATYNDSLDEIFENKEQIEVSKFYEKLPKPHALAVQEWLEEKIYYRNTKSEE; from the coding sequence ATGATAGATCTAAAGAGAACAGATGCTCCGCTAAACACTACGACGCTTGATAAGAACAAGATCGACGCTTCTACAAATAACATTTATGAAGCGATCTCTATTATCTCAAAGAGGGCAACGCAAATAAATTCTGAGATCAAGAAAGAACTTCTTGAGAAACTGGATGAATTTGCCACTTACAACGATAGTCTTGACGAGATCTTTGAGAACAAAGAGCAGATAGAGGTTTCTAAATTCTACGAGAAATTGCCTAAGCCACATGCGCTTGCAGTTCAGGAATGGCTTGAAGAAAAAATCTACTATCGCAATACCAAGAGCGAAGAATAA
- a CDS encoding outer membrane protein assembly factor BamD, translating to MKKVILLLGVIFLFTSCGEYQKVLKSEDTGLKYSTAENLYNEAKAGEGNSRRKFRKALRLFEQLVPEFRGKPQGQKLTFMFADTYYELNDYFLAGYQFERFVESYPDSEKLEEAAFKGAKSYYFLSPPYYLDQTETIKGIGKLQEFINRFPENEQMDEANQLVTELRVKLERKAYEIAKQYHHTESYIAAMAAFDNFIAEYPGSPFREKALYYRFESAYLYAINSYAYAMPERLAKAREYYEDYERYYPNGEFIALANTALKDIENKEQQLKI from the coding sequence ATGAAAAAAGTAATCTTATTATTAGGGGTAATTTTTCTCTTTACCTCTTGTGGTGAATATCAAAAGGTTTTGAAGAGTGAAGATACAGGGCTTAAATATTCAACTGCAGAGAACCTGTACAACGAAGCCAAGGCAGGCGAGGGGAACAGCCGAAGAAAATTCAGGAAAGCACTCAGGCTTTTTGAGCAGCTGGTGCCCGAATTCAGAGGGAAGCCCCAGGGGCAGAAACTGACCTTTATGTTCGCAGATACCTATTATGAGTTGAACGATTACTTTCTTGCAGGCTACCAGTTTGAGCGTTTTGTAGAGAGTTATCCTGATAGTGAAAAGCTGGAAGAGGCTGCATTTAAAGGAGCCAAGAGTTATTACTTTCTTTCGCCGCCCTACTACCTAGATCAAACTGAAACCATTAAAGGAATTGGAAAACTTCAGGAGTTCATCAACCGTTTCCCCGAAAATGAGCAAATGGACGAGGCGAACCAGCTGGTTACAGAGCTTAGGGTGAAACTGGAGCGAAAAGCTTACGAAATTGCCAAGCAGTACCACCACACCGAAAGTTACATTGCAGCCATGGCGGCATTCGACAATTTTATAGCCGAGTATCCTGGTTCCCCTTTCAGGGAAAAGGCATTGTACTACAGGTTTGAATCGGCTTATCTTTACGCCATCAACAGCTACGCTTACGCAATGCCCGAAAGGCTGGCGAAGGCAAGGGAATATTATGAAGATTATGAGCGCTATTACCCCAACGGGGAATTTATCGCCCTGGCAAATACTGCTTTAAAAGACATTGAAAACAAAGAACAACAATTAAAAATCTGA
- the dapA gene encoding 4-hydroxy-tetrahydrodipicolinate synthase produces the protein MNKFIGTGVALITPFKDDLSVDEEALRKLVNFQIDNGIDYMVVLGTTGESATLTADEKQLVIDTVVSENNGRIPLVLGIGGNNTAKVCEEVSGTSLAGFDAVLSVSPYYNKPSQEGIFQHYKAVAAASPKPVIMYNVPGRTGSNMLPETVKRLSQVENIIGIKEAAGDIVQAMRIIDAVPDSFLVISGDDMVTLPMVLAGGHGVISVIGQGFPSEFSKMLRLGLEKKVDEAYQLHYKVAPAIDLIFAEGNPVGIKSLLKMRGIGENKLRLPLVPSTENLDRKLESFLKNF, from the coding sequence ATGAATAAATTTATTGGTACGGGGGTCGCCCTTATCACCCCGTTTAAAGATGATCTTTCTGTTGACGAGGAAGCACTTAGGAAACTGGTGAATTTCCAGATTGACAATGGCATAGATTATATGGTGGTTCTGGGAACTACCGGCGAGAGTGCAACGCTTACCGCCGATGAAAAACAACTTGTTATTGATACTGTGGTTTCAGAAAATAACGGCCGCATTCCCCTGGTGCTCGGCATTGGCGGGAATAATACGGCTAAGGTTTGCGAAGAGGTTTCAGGTACAAGCCTGGCCGGTTTTGACGCTGTACTTTCGGTTTCTCCATATTACAACAAACCTTCGCAGGAAGGGATTTTTCAGCATTATAAGGCAGTGGCGGCCGCTTCGCCAAAACCTGTGATTATGTATAATGTGCCCGGGAGAACGGGATCAAACATGCTGCCCGAAACCGTAAAAAGGCTTTCCCAGGTAGAAAATATCATAGGGATCAAGGAAGCTGCAGGGGATATTGTGCAGGCAATGAGGATTATTGATGCGGTTCCTGACAGTTTTTTGGTGATTTCGGGAGATGATATGGTGACATTGCCTATGGTGCTTGCCGGTGGTCATGGTGTAATATCGGTAATTGGGCAGGGCTTTCCGTCCGAATTTTCCAAAATGCTGCGCCTGGGGCTCGAAAAAAAAGTGGATGAAGCTTACCAGTTACACTATAAGGTAGCACCGGCTATAGATCTTATTTTTGCTGAAGGTAATCCCGTGGGGATAAAGTCCCTGCTTAAGATGCGGGGTATTGGAGAGAATAAGCTGAGGTTGCCGCTGGTTCCTTCCACCGAAAACCTGGACCGGAAACTTGAAAGCTTTCTGAAAAATTTCTAA
- a CDS encoding DUF6913 domain-containing protein: MKIQEIRFALARKKWQSQAGNFAGKNRFQLGLILDAEDEHAVLPFLKLQDDLSLQKQQVSFVFCREKALKNDIFEYPVISNADFGWNGRISEAASAFLNAQYDVLISFTAPENKLAHFLVSVSRAGLKVGRKMDGQNAIFDLNISVEIDEAEVFISELKKYLKILNTTTNE; this comes from the coding sequence GTGAAAATTCAGGAAATAAGGTTCGCTTTAGCGCGTAAAAAATGGCAGTCTCAGGCAGGTAATTTTGCTGGAAAAAACAGGTTTCAACTCGGCCTTATTCTTGATGCCGAAGATGAGCATGCAGTTTTGCCATTTTTGAAGCTACAGGATGATCTTTCCCTTCAAAAGCAGCAGGTCTCTTTTGTTTTTTGCCGAGAAAAAGCTCTTAAAAATGACATTTTTGAGTACCCCGTGATCTCCAATGCCGATTTTGGATGGAATGGCAGGATTTCTGAAGCTGCTTCAGCATTTTTAAACGCTCAATATGATGTGCTGATTTCTTTTACCGCCCCGGAAAATAAACTGGCCCACTTTCTCGTTTCGGTTTCCCGGGCAGGCTTGAAAGTGGGAAGAAAAATGGATGGCCAAAATGCCATTTTTGACCTGAATATTTCCGTAGAAATTGATGAAGCTGAAGTTTTTATAAGTGAACTAAAAAAATATCTCAAAATATTAAATACAACAACTAATGAATAA